One segment of Gemmatimonadota bacterium DNA contains the following:
- a CDS encoding HNH endonuclease yields the protein MLHSRDRGKCSLCQKDLDHELQSDPHIDHLVPLARGGCNDIVNLQQLCSQCNLAKGPLEVECLSSVPGYIRRRRM from the coding sequence ATGCTCCATTCTCGGGATCGAGGGAAGTGCAGTCTATGTCAGAAGGATCTGGATCACGAACTGCAAAGTGATCCACATATCGATCATCTAGTTCCACTGGCACGTGGTGGGTGCAACGATATCGTAAACCTTCAACAGCTGTGTTCGCAATGCAATCTCGCCAAAGGACCTCTGGAGGTCGAGTGCCTCTCATCGGTACCAGGTTACATACGTCGGCGGCGCATGTAG
- a CDS encoding transposase, with product MLTDEGRCRWRSRGTGRGASRRPSCPGVRRLPGFDQKVLSLYARGLTVRELQAHLEECYQVEVSPAVITAVTDAVLAEAAAWQQRPLEPVYIAVVLDGLRVKIRTEGLVQQQVIYLALGIRPSGEKEVLGFWLAAAGGGGLLAAGAERPAGARGAGHPDRAGGWAARLSGRHPRGLSPDGGAPVRGAPGAAEPGAGELAGAEGGGERPAGDLPGARRGGRAAGPRRLGRESPGPSTFGDHGAVAAALGAAGPGAGVPGAGPAAALLDQRDREPAPDAAEEPQGAGALPLRGGGEQTAVPGAAERAGEARHAAALGGGAAAHPAPLRGPGPGMAVNQAHTQRN from the coding sequence GTGCTGACCGACGAGGGGCGCTGCCGCTGGCGATCCCGCGGGACCGGGAGGGGAGCTTCACGCCGGCCTTCGTGCCCAGGGGTGCGCCGGCTGCCGGGCTTCGACCAGAAGGTCCTGTCGCTCTACGCCCGGGGCCTGACGGTGCGGGAGCTGCAGGCGCACCTGGAGGAGTGCTACCAGGTGGAGGTGTCGCCGGCGGTGATCACGGCGGTGACCGACGCGGTGCTGGCCGAGGCGGCGGCGTGGCAGCAGCGGCCGCTGGAGCCGGTGTACATCGCCGTCGTGCTCGACGGGCTCCGCGTGAAGATCCGGACCGAGGGGCTGGTGCAGCAGCAGGTGATCTACCTGGCGCTGGGCATCCGGCCGAGCGGCGAGAAGGAGGTGCTGGGTTTCTGGCTCGCGGCGGCGGGAGGGGGCGGCCTTCTGGCAGCGGGTGCTGAGCGACCTGCAGGGGCGCGGGGTGCAGGACATCCTGATCGCGCTGGTGGATGGGCTGCCCGGCTTTCCGGACGCCATCCACGCGGTCTTTCCCCAGACGGTGGTGCACCAGTGCGTGGTGCACCTGGTGCGGCAGAGCCTGGCGCAGGTGAACTGGCGGGAGCGGAAGGCGGTGGCGAGCGCCCTGCGGGGGATCTACCAGGCGCCAGGCGAGGCGGCCGCGCAGCAGGCCCTCGCCGACTGGGCCGCGAGTCCCCTGGGCCAAGCACATTCGGAGATCACGGCGCTGTGGCAGCGGCACTGGGAGCGGCTGGCCCCGGCGCTGGCGTACCCGGTGCCGGTCCGGCGGCTGCTCTACTCGACCAACGCGATCGAGAGCCTGCACCGGACGCTGCGGAAGAGCCTCAAGGTGCGGGGGCACTTCCCCTCCGCGGAGGCGGCGAGCAAACTGCTGTACCTGGCGCTGCGGAACGCGCAGGCGAAGCTCGGCACGCCGCAGCACTGGGTGGAGGCGCTGCGGCACATCCGGCTCCTCTTCGGGGACCGGGTCCCGGCATGGCAGTGAACCAGGCTCATACACAGAGAAACTGA